A segment of the Cetobacterium somerae ATCC BAA-474 genome:
CGTGTATAATTTTCATAAAAACCTCCTTAAAGTTATTATAATTTGATTTTACTCAAAAAATGTTGATATCTTTTAAAATAAAAGGAAAAATCTAGAAAAATAGTAGAAAAATAAAAAGAGAAAAGGAGTAAAGATGGATTTAGTAAATGAAAATTTAAATACATGTATAAAGAAGATTGCGATACCTTCTAGTATTGGTTTTTTATTTAATACATTATTCAATATTACTGATACATATTTTACAGGGTTTATAAGTGTTAAAGCCTTAGCTGGTTTGTCATTATCTTTTCCTGTTTTTTTTATTTTGATTTCTTTAGGGTCTGGAATGGGAATGGGATTAAGTGCTTTAATTTCAAATGCTATTGGTGAAAAAGATAAGGATAAAGGAATAGAATTAGCAAAAGATGGAATCTTAATAGGAATCCTAACAGGATTATTTATTAGTGTAATAGGTCTTAAATTTAATAGGCAACTTTTTTTACTAATGGGAGCTGGAGAAAAAGAGTTGTTATTAGGAATGGAATATACAAAATGGATATTTATAGGGGCTGTATTCTTTTGTTTAAATTCTATATTTAATGGAATATTAGTAGCTCAAGGTAATACAAAAGTTTATAGAAATTTTTTAATTATAGGATTTTTAGCTAATGTAGTATTGGACCCATTTTTTATATTTGTTTTAAAAACAACAACAGATGGTGTAGCAATAGCTACAGTATTAATACAGTTAGTAGGAAGTGTATATCTGTATTTTAAGGTAAAAAAATCTCCCTTAATTTTAAAACAAAATTATAACATAAAAATTCCAAGCATAAAAAATATTAAAGATATTTTAAATCAAGGATTGCCAGCAAGTTTTAATATGATGACGATAGCTGTAGGAGTTTTTGTGATAAATCATTATATACAAAAAGTAGGTGGGAGCTCAGCTATTGCATCATATGGAATATCAACTCGTATAGAACAATTAATATTATTACCAGCGATTGGTTTAAATAGTGCAGCTTTAAGTATAAGTGGTCAAAGTTTTGGTGCAAAAAAATTTGATAGAATAAAGCAAGTTTTTATTAAGACGATGTTTTATGGTTTTGTAATAATGACTATCGGGATGCTAAGTATAAGTTATTTATTACCTTATTTATTTAGTGTATTTACTAAGGATTTAGAAGTTGTAGAATATGGAGTAAGTTATTTTTCAATAGAGAAATTTACGTTTAATTCATATATTTTAATAAATATATGTGATGCGGTTTTGAGAGGTTTAAAATTTCCTAAATTTTCGATTTTAATTGGAATATATCGGCAATTCTTAATGCCTATATTGTGTTTTCCTATATTAATAAAGATTTTTCAAGGTATTCAAGGTATTTGGATAGGGATTTTAATTATAAATTGGAGCGCAGGTTTTTTATTCTTAGTATATTTTATATTTGTATATAAAAAAATAAAAGAAAAAAGGAAGAGTTGATATGTTAGCGTAGATAAAAATATAAACCTGTAAAAACAAGAGTTGAGGAGGTAAAAAAATGGCATACAAAAAATCATTTTCAGAGGTAGAAAATAAATATTGGGGAGATTATAAAGTAAGAATGTCTAAAGCTCAAGGAGCTGAAGATGTTAAGAAAATATTTTCAATGATAGTAGCTGATATGGTAAAAGAGATTGAGCCTAGTTTAGATCCTATTTATGGAGAGTTTAATGGTGATTTTGAAATAGAAATGATTGGTGATAAAAAATATAGAGTAGCTCCTAAAATAAAAGAGGACCCAGCATACATAGAGCTAATTGAAAATTCAGATTTACCTGCAATATTAGATAAATATGCAGAATTAGCGGTAAACAAAATAGTTCATTTATCTGGAAAAGAACCAGAGGAAAATGGAAAAAAAATAATTCATTAATAAAAAGAGACCTCTTTAATAAAGAGGTCTTTTTTAATCACTAAATTCTATAAAATAATTAAAAAGCTTTTCTTAAACCAAGTTTATAAAACATTCTGTCTTTATCATCAGATTTTTTTCCATCGAATGAGATATTTTTAGCTGATTGCCAGTAAACTTCTCCTACTAATGTCAATGTAGGGTCAAATTTATAGCTAAATGTTGTACCGATTCTAGTTTCGTCTTTATCTCTTGTCTTACCATTGTTGCTTCCACTTAAAGAAGATGATTCTTTTCCTTTTTCTTCATAGTGTAAATCATATCTGATAAATGGATTGATAGCTAACTTATCAGTTGCTCCCCAGTTATATCCACCTCTTAGTTGCCAACGCATATATTCAGCTGAATGTTCAAGATATTTATATTCATTGTAAAGTGATGCCCAGATAGAATCTTTATTAGGAAGAGTTTGTCTAACTCCAATTAATTGAACTTCTTGGTACCAATCACCATAGTAATAATTAGTATCTAAATCTCCTTTTTTATAACCTGAATCTTTTCTAGATTCTTGTTTTGTTTCAGTAAATAGTGGTCCTGTAAATCCACTTAAATAAAGATTAGTAGTGCTAGTTATTTTATAATTCATATCTGGAAAAAATCTTAGGCTAAGATTTCTTTTCGTTTGGCTACTTGAAGAGTTATCATTTATAGACCATTGCTCATATCTGAAACCAACTTTAGGATTAAAAGCAAAGTCTCCATTTTTATAACTATAACCACTTGCGAACATTTCGAATCTATCTCTTTGAGTTTTAAATCTAGCATTTGTACCTTCGGCTCTTTCTTTTCCATATTGATCTTGATACATATACTTAAAATCAATTTTCAATTTAGTTCCATCTAGTGGATTAAAGCTTCCACTAATATAAGGCATAAATACATCACTTCTGTTATAGTTATTTGTTCCTTTATCATCGTATTGCTCATTTTCAAAACCGATTTCAATTGTTGCTGCAAAAGTTCCTACAGATAAAATACTTGCTAATAATAAAAT
Coding sequences within it:
- a CDS encoding MATE family efflux transporter codes for the protein MDLVNENLNTCIKKIAIPSSIGFLFNTLFNITDTYFTGFISVKALAGLSLSFPVFFILISLGSGMGMGLSALISNAIGEKDKDKGIELAKDGILIGILTGLFISVIGLKFNRQLFLLMGAGEKELLLGMEYTKWIFIGAVFFCLNSIFNGILVAQGNTKVYRNFLIIGFLANVVLDPFFIFVLKTTTDGVAIATVLIQLVGSVYLYFKVKKSPLILKQNYNIKIPSIKNIKDILNQGLPASFNMMTIAVGVFVINHYIQKVGGSSAIASYGISTRIEQLILLPAIGLNSAALSISGQSFGAKKFDRIKQVFIKTMFYGFVIMTIGMLSISYLLPYLFSVFTKDLEVVEYGVSYFSIEKFTFNSYILINICDAVLRGLKFPKFSILIGIYRQFLMPILCFPILIKIFQGIQGIWIGILIINWSAGFLFLVYFIFVYKKIKEKRKS